The sequence TTCATAAAATGACCATGTGAAATAATGAACAAAATAAATCCACTATTTCCTTTTAAATGGCATATATATGTATTACAAAGACGGGCTCAATTTCAATATAAAAAATAAAAAAAAATTACTTGTGAAAATATTCACCTAATTTTTAGAAAAATTATATACAGAGAACCTTTATAAGGTATCTTGTTCTTGGGTATGTGCGAAGGCATATTTTATAAGGCTTTTGTTATACTTTGGAAAGTTAAGAAATGCCTAAGATTATCAAGTGTTATATCCATTAAAAAGAAATATTTATAAAATTTTGTTGACAAGTAACGCATCTATATTTAAATATAAAAAATATAAAACATAAACACTATAAAGGGGGTGACCAAATGCCAATATACATAATGATCAGCACATTAACAGATGAGGGCAGAAAGACCATTAAAAAACATCCGGAAAGGATCGAAGAGGTCAACAGAGAGATTGAAAACATGGGGGCAAAAGTTCTTGCTCAATATGCAATCCTGGGTCAATACGACTTTATAACTATTCTTGATGCACCTAATAATGAGGCAATAGCAAAGATCTCTATTGAGATGGGTTCGAGGGGGACTGTGCAGATAGTTACGCTGCCTGCTATTCCAGTGGAGGAGTTTATAGAAAAAATGGCTTAAAAAAACATAGCTGTCAGCTATTTACTATAAAATAAAAATGGCTGACAGCTTTATTTTTTACTGTTATGGAAAGATCGTATACATATAAAGATTCAGGTGTTGATATAGAGAAGGCTGAAAGCCTCATAGATAGGCTCAAAAAAAATATTCAGGATACATTCAACCCTTTTATTCTCAACCCAATAGGTGGATTCGCATCCCTGGCAGAATTGCCTGGGAACATGAAAAACCCCGTGCTTGTTACTTCTACAGATGGGGTAGGGACAAAATTGAAGATAGCCTTTTTAAGCAATAAACACGATACAGTAGGGATAGACCTTGTGGCCATGTGTGCAAATGATATACTCACCTTAGGAGCAAAACCATTTCTCTTTCTTGATTATTTTGCCTGTGGCAGGATAGATGAAAATGTATATACAGAGGTAATCAACGGCATTTGTGAGGGGTGTAAGATGGCTGGATGTGCCCTGGTCGGCGGTGAGACAGCCGAAATGCCCTCTTTTTATAAGGATGGTGAGTATGACCTTGCCGGCTTTGCAATAGGTA is a genomic window of Syntrophorhabdaceae bacterium containing:
- a CDS encoding GYD domain-containing protein, with translation MPIYIMISTLTDEGRKTIKKHPERIEEVNREIENMGAKVLAQYAILGQYDFITILDAPNNEAIAKISIEMGSRGTVQIVTLPAIPVEEFIEKMA